The genomic window GCCCAGCTCGACCACGCGGCCGAAATACATCACGGCGACACGGTCGCTGATGCTTTCGACCACGGAGAGATCGTGGCTGATGAAGATATAGGTGAGCCCGAAGCGCTCCTTCAATCCATCGAGAATATTGAGTACCTGTGCCTGCACCGAGACGTCGAGCGCCGAGACAGGCTCGTCGAGCACGATCAGCTCCGGGTCTGCAGCCAAGGCACGCGCGATGCCGATCCTCTGGGCTTGCCCGCCCGAGAATTCATGGGGATAGCGGTCGATGAACTCCGGGGCCAGATTGACCGCTTCCATCAGTTCCACCAGCCGCGCCTCACGCACCTTGGCATCAAGCCCGAGCAGCTTGATCAGGGGTGCTTCAAGGATAGAACGGATGCGCTTGCGTGGATTGAGCGAGGCGACCGGATCCTGAAACACATACTGGACCTTGCGCGCCAAGGCCCTGTGATTGCTCTTGGCCTCTGAGACAAGATCCTGACCGTCAAATGTGATGGTGCCGTCTGTTGGCGTATCGAGCCCGACGATCAGCCGGGCAAGGGTCGACTTGCCGCAACCGGATTCGCCCACAACGCCAAGGGTCTCGCCCTTCTTCACCGAGACGGAGACCCCTTGCACCGCATGGACCGCCGGGAGCGGCTTGCCCAGTAAGGTCTTGCCACCACCAAAGCGACGGCTGGCATCGACAATATCGAGAAGTGTGTCAGACATCGGCCTCTCCTTTTGCGACCGGATAGAGGCATCGAACG from uncultured Cohaesibacter sp. includes these protein-coding regions:
- a CDS encoding oligopeptide/dipeptide ABC transporter ATP-binding protein, encoding MSDTLLDIVDASRRFGGGKTLLGKPLPAVHAVQGVSVSVKKGETLGVVGESGCGKSTLARLIVGLDTPTDGTITFDGQDLVSEAKSNHRALARKVQYVFQDPVASLNPRKRIRSILEAPLIKLLGLDAKVREARLVELMEAVNLAPEFIDRYPHEFSGGQAQRIGIARALAADPELIVLDEPVSALDVSVQAQVLNILDGLKERFGLTYIFISHDLSVVESISDRVAVMYFGRVVELGSATEVFANPRHPYTQLLLKSAPVPGRKSQTSEDANTELPDPYNPPPGCAFYARCDRCMDLCKTEPPKLDAEATLADHLSACYNPLPSPRP